In Desulfobacterales bacterium, a single genomic region encodes these proteins:
- a CDS encoding proline/glycine betaine ABC transporter permease yields the protein MMGAFIPGIPVGEAVESLIDFLVDHFSGMTKVISDITESGIDLLIDVMGFIPPWLFIVLLSLAAWGVTKRKGVAIFCFLGFFLIDNMGLWQTMISTLALVCIATLATIAMGIPLGILAALNHVVYKILMPVLDFMQTMPAFVYLIPAIPFFGLGKVAAIFSTVIFAVPPAIRLTCLGIKQVPDDLIEAADSFGSNRWQKLFKLQIPMATPTIMAGVNQTIMLALSMVVIASMIGAKGLGGEVWKAIQRLQPGKGFEAGLSIVILAIVLDRIMQQLGRRKILD from the coding sequence ATGATGGGAGCTTTCATACCTGGCATACCGGTTGGAGAGGCTGTTGAATCGCTTATTGATTTTCTGGTTGATCATTTTTCGGGTATGACGAAGGTGATTTCGGATATTACCGAAAGTGGGATTGACCTGCTGATCGATGTGATGGGGTTTATACCTCCATGGCTGTTTATTGTACTTTTGTCTTTAGCGGCATGGGGTGTGACCAAACGAAAAGGGGTTGCCATATTCTGCTTTCTGGGCTTTTTTCTGATTGACAATATGGGCTTGTGGCAGACCATGATCAGTACGCTTGCGCTGGTTTGCATCGCAACGCTGGCAACGATTGCGATGGGAATTCCGTTAGGTATTCTGGCTGCTTTGAATCATGTGGTTTACAAAATACTCATGCCGGTTCTTGATTTTATGCAGACCATGCCGGCCTTTGTTTATCTGATTCCGGCGATACCGTTTTTTGGATTGGGCAAAGTGGCGGCTATTTTTTCAACGGTGATTTTTGCGGTGCCTCCGGCGATCCGATTAACCTGCCTCGGCATAAAACAGGTGCCTGATGACCTAATTGAGGCGGCAGATTCATTTGGTTCTAATCGGTGGCAGAAACTGTTTAAACTCCAGATACCCATGGCGACGCCCACCATCATGGCCGGAGTAAATCAGACGATCATGCTGGCGCTTTCGATGGTTGTCATTGCCTCTATGATTGGCGCCAAAGGCCTTGGCGGCGAAGTCTGGAAAGCCATCCAGAGACTACAGCCGGGAAAGGGGTTTGAAGCGGGGCTCAGTATCGTGATTCTCGCCATAGTCCTGGATCGGATTATGCAGCAGCTGGGCAGACGAAAAATATTAGACTGA
- the modA gene encoding molybdate ABC transporter substrate-binding protein — MAKQIRKEARTKSTSWKLYGLSVMMMVWMGAGIFPFSPVASASETELVVFAAASTTNAVTEVGEKFAVRNPGHIKTSFASSSTLAKQIANGAPVDVYISANKKWMDFLEEKNLLAQGSRFDLLSNRIVLIVPDDSRLEPVTLGPDFPLAAMLDGGRLSLGDPEHVPAGIYGKKALQSLAIWESVKDHLAPMKDVRAALTLVERGEAPVGLVYATDAAISKKVRVIGVFPEESHPPIVYPVAVMSERLTPAAERFLNFLKTPEAMAVFEKYGFSSIR; from the coding sequence ATGGCCAAGCAAATTCGGAAAGAGGCGCGAACAAAATCAACAAGCTGGAAGCTATACGGATTGTCAGTCATGATGATGGTCTGGATGGGAGCCGGGATCTTCCCGTTTTCTCCTGTCGCCAGTGCATCAGAAACGGAATTGGTGGTATTTGCGGCCGCTTCCACCACGAATGCCGTTACCGAAGTCGGAGAAAAATTTGCCGTCCGTAATCCGGGCCACATCAAAACGTCATTTGCCTCGTCTTCCACCCTGGCCAAACAGATTGCCAACGGAGCACCGGTGGATGTTTATATCTCAGCGAATAAAAAGTGGATGGATTTTCTTGAAGAAAAAAATTTATTGGCGCAAGGCAGCCGGTTTGATCTGCTGAGCAACCGCATCGTGCTCATTGTCCCGGATGACAGCCGTTTGGAACCGGTAACACTGGGGCCTGATTTTCCCCTGGCTGCCATGCTGGACGGCGGGCGCCTGTCTCTTGGCGATCCCGAGCATGTACCCGCCGGTATATACGGGAAAAAAGCCTTACAGTCCCTGGCGATATGGGAGAGTGTAAAAGATCATCTGGCCCCCATGAAGGATGTGCGGGCAGCGCTGACATTGGTGGAGCGCGGGGAAGCGCCTGTGGGGCTGGTATATGCCACTGATGCCGCCATTTCTAAAAAAGTGCGCGTGATCGGGGTGTTTCCCGAGGAGAGTCATCCCCCCATTGTGTATCCGGTAGCCGTAATGTCCGAACGGTTAACACCGGCAGCCGAGCGGTTTTTAAATTTTCTGAAGACCCCTGAAGCCATGGCGGTTTTTGAAAAATACGGGTTCAGCAGTATACGCTGA
- a CDS encoding substrate-binding domain-containing protein, with the protein MSVKTVEVPMTKQDNPIKSYVKRYRLAKGWSQEELAEKIDVRRQAVYDIESGRYLPNTAIALRLARVFGCRVEDLFVQEEQPDIEPVHVVNGEQKPATRLILGRVRDRLIGFPLQGAESMPFGFSPADGLLSKDGKNTQILSTPDRLNKTIILMGCDPALGILGYHISSKAPDVRVYCRFASSHHAIDSLANGLAHVAGTHLHNTGTTESNVTLAAQKLAGIRSLVIGFSLLEEGLMVARANPLGIRTVADLAQPMVRFVNREPGAALRILLDDHLQRAGIPGSAINGYQNEVTSHREGAYRIACNVADAALGLRALADVYNLDFVPVTAARCDLVIPADMSNHPTVKILLDVLQSAALRREIDAIPGYDGAVTGKTIAGL; encoded by the coding sequence ATGTCAGTTAAAACCGTTGAGGTACCCATGACAAAGCAGGATAACCCCATCAAATCGTATGTAAAGCGATACCGTCTGGCCAAAGGCTGGTCTCAGGAAGAGCTGGCGGAAAAAATCGACGTCCGGCGTCAGGCGGTTTACGATATTGAATCCGGGCGCTATCTGCCCAATACGGCTATCGCGCTTCGATTAGCCCGCGTTTTCGGCTGTCGCGTCGAAGATCTGTTTGTTCAGGAGGAGCAGCCGGATATCGAGCCTGTCCACGTGGTCAACGGCGAGCAAAAACCGGCAACCCGTTTGATCCTGGGCCGTGTACGCGATCGATTGATCGGCTTTCCCCTGCAGGGCGCCGAATCCATGCCATTTGGCTTTTCTCCGGCTGACGGCTTGTTGAGTAAAGATGGAAAAAATACGCAGATCCTCTCGACTCCGGATCGCTTGAATAAAACCATTATTCTGATGGGCTGTGATCCCGCCCTCGGGATTCTGGGCTATCACATTTCCAGCAAAGCACCCGATGTGCGCGTATACTGTCGATTCGCTTCCAGCCATCATGCAATCGACAGCCTGGCGAACGGTTTGGCTCACGTGGCTGGAACCCACCTGCATAACACGGGAACGACAGAATCCAATGTAACCCTGGCCGCTCAAAAGCTGGCCGGAATCCGGAGCCTTGTCATCGGCTTTTCCCTTCTTGAGGAAGGCCTTATGGTGGCCAGAGCCAACCCCCTGGGAATTCGTACCGTTGCCGACCTGGCCCAGCCCATGGTGCGCTTCGTCAATCGGGAACCAGGGGCTGCCCTGCGCATTCTGCTGGATGATCACCTGCAGCGCGCCGGGATACCCGGTTCAGCCATCAACGGCTATCAGAATGAAGTCACTTCGCACCGTGAAGGCGCCTATCGTATCGCCTGTAATGTAGCGGATGCCGCTCTGGGCCTGAGGGCGCTTGCGGATGTCTATAATCTGGATTTTGTACCTGTTACGGCCGCTCGCTGTGATCTGGTCATACCGGCCGATATGAGTAACCATCCCACGGTCAAAATTCTTCTGGACGTGCTCCAGTCTGCCGCATTGCGCAGGGAAATTGACGCAATTCCGGGCTACGATGGCGCAGTGACCGGTAAGACCATTGCCGGATTATAA
- a CDS encoding NAD(P)H-hydrate dehydratase, protein MIGIVGTVPDLQLPLIHGKARLIDNQIEINGRRIDINRCTPALIGAALKASECVHCPEIYAFLVGDTGKGDGSRKLYQFLAQHLQEFDFQVLTFHYLQPDVDWHNKVLLAVETMQKRPILIADAGFMYAAKMSGQSESYDFFTPDVGELAFLADELAPHPFYTRGFILHANDNVPDLIRQAYQHHNAARYLLVKGESDYIAHEKQLVQTVDHPSFEAMEAIGGTGDTMTGLLSVLCCADFKMTDAAVLAAKVNRWTGYYVNPSPATQVFELIEKIPQALNRVLNEDN, encoded by the coding sequence ATGATAGGCATCGTCGGTACTGTTCCAGACCTTCAATTACCCTTGATTCACGGAAAAGCCCGTTTGATCGACAACCAGATTGAAATAAATGGCCGACGCATCGACATCAATCGATGCACCCCGGCGCTCATCGGAGCTGCACTCAAGGCTTCCGAGTGCGTCCACTGCCCGGAGATTTATGCTTTTTTGGTTGGGGACACAGGCAAGGGAGACGGCAGTCGCAAACTGTATCAATTTCTCGCACAGCATTTGCAAGAGTTTGATTTCCAGGTTTTGACTTTTCACTACCTGCAACCGGATGTAGACTGGCACAACAAAGTCCTGCTTGCCGTTGAAACGATGCAAAAGCGACCGATCCTGATTGCCGACGCCGGTTTTATGTACGCCGCCAAAATGAGCGGCCAATCCGAATCCTATGATTTTTTCACACCGGATGTCGGCGAATTGGCTTTTCTTGCAGATGAACTTGCACCCCACCCTTTTTACACGCGAGGATTTATCCTTCACGCCAATGACAATGTGCCCGACTTGATCCGTCAGGCCTATCAGCACCATAATGCTGCCAGGTATCTGCTGGTCAAAGGTGAATCAGACTACATTGCTCATGAGAAACAGCTGGTCCAAACTGTGGATCATCCCTCCTTTGAGGCAATGGAGGCGATTGGCGGCACGGGAGATACAATGACCGGATTGCTTTCCGTCCTGTGCTGCGCTGATTTTAAAATGACAGACGCAGCTGTTCTGGCTGCAAAGGTTAACCGCTGGACCGGCTATTACGTCAATCCAAGTCCTGCAACCCAGGTTTTTGAACTGATTGAAAAAATTCCGCAGGCCCTAAACAGGGTGCTGAATGAAGACAACTAA
- the modC gene encoding molybdenum ABC transporter ATP-binding protein, with protein sequence MLLEINVKRKQGNFVIDAAFKGAGSGITALFGPSGAGKTSVVNMVAGLLRPDSGQITINGCCLLDSAKHINLPPERRRIGYVFQDGRLLPHLSVRSNLTYGMRLVRPDQRFVKFDPVVDLLGISHLLDRRPARLSGGEKQRVAIGRALLTSPTLLLMDEPLASLDAARKAEVLPFIIRLARKFSIPVLYVSHAMDEILNLADHMVLMDAGRVLASDCIEKLLSRTDFQSHLGQAQNVNVIPTVVDVPRDNFGLTHLRFGGGILRVRHFQAPRGAMVRVGIPASHVAIALESPCQTSFQNIFPGKIREIFDDGASFINVRMDIGSTICARITRQSCQHLCLKPDLPVYALIKSVSVSLGISPESTGYKNHLTRRPYSD encoded by the coding sequence ATGCTCCTGGAAATTAACGTTAAACGCAAACAGGGCAACTTTGTCATCGATGCCGCATTCAAGGGCGCAGGATCGGGTATCACCGCCCTGTTTGGCCCTTCCGGTGCCGGCAAGACCTCTGTGGTCAACATGGTGGCAGGGTTGCTGCGGCCGGATAGCGGTCAGATCACGATCAATGGCTGCTGCCTTTTGGATTCGGCAAAACACATCAATCTGCCCCCTGAACGGCGTCGGATCGGATACGTTTTTCAGGATGGCCGGTTGCTGCCCCATCTTTCAGTTCGTTCCAACCTGACGTACGGGATGCGCCTTGTTCGGCCGGACCAGCGTTTCGTCAAATTTGATCCGGTAGTGGATCTTCTCGGGATCAGTCACCTGCTGGATCGTCGCCCGGCCAGACTTTCCGGCGGCGAAAAGCAGCGGGTGGCGATTGGCCGCGCCTTGCTGACCAGCCCCACCTTGCTGCTGATGGATGAGCCCTTGGCCTCACTGGATGCGGCGCGAAAGGCCGAGGTACTGCCGTTTATCATTCGGTTGGCCCGCAAGTTCTCCATCCCTGTTCTTTATGTCAGCCACGCCATGGATGAAATTCTTAATCTGGCGGATCACATGGTGCTGATGGACGCCGGGCGTGTGCTGGCTTCCGATTGTATTGAAAAACTCTTGTCCCGTACGGACTTTCAATCCCATTTAGGGCAGGCTCAAAACGTCAATGTGATTCCGACGGTCGTTGACGTTCCACGTGACAATTTTGGCCTCACCCACCTTCGTTTTGGCGGTGGAATCCTCAGGGTGCGTCACTTCCAGGCGCCCCGGGGCGCCATGGTAAGGGTAGGCATCCCGGCCAGCCACGTGGCTATTGCCCTGGAATCGCCCTGTCAGACAAGTTTTCAAAATATCTTTCCCGGTAAAATTCGAGAGATTTTCGATGATGGCGCTTCATTCATTAACGTGCGCATGGATATCGGCAGTACGATCTGTGCTCGAATCACCCGTCAATCCTGCCAGCACCTATGTCTGAAACCCGATCTGCCTGTTTATGCCCTAATCAAGAGCGTTTCGGTTTCTCTGGGGATATCGCCCGAATCAACGGGTTATAAAAATCACCTCACCCGCAGGCCATATTCAGATTGA
- a CDS encoding glycine betaine ABC transporter substrate-binding protein, giving the protein MKAKQTITWVLAIVMCVMMAGLASAADKKQKVEIAYVEWACATASSNVVKAVIQEKLGYECELTSVSAAAMFQALATGDIDAMTTAWLPVTHKDYLAKIKDKVVDLGPNLHGARLGLVVPAYVTIDSIDQLNAHAKEFDGKITGIDPGAGMMKTTETVLAEYKLDKFELMEGSGAMMTAVLGNAIKKKKWVVVTGWAPHWKFGRWDLKILDDPKGLYGSEETINTLVRKGLDTDMPDVYKFLDNFYWTTADIGQVMVWNQDGMDEYESAKKWVTENPDKVNAWLK; this is encoded by the coding sequence ATGAAAGCAAAACAAACGATTACATGGGTACTGGCCATTGTGATGTGTGTCATGATGGCGGGTCTGGCTTCAGCAGCAGACAAAAAACAAAAGGTTGAGATCGCCTATGTGGAATGGGCATGTGCTACCGCAAGCTCGAATGTGGTAAAGGCGGTGATTCAGGAAAAACTCGGATATGAATGCGAACTCACATCGGTATCTGCCGCGGCCATGTTTCAGGCGCTTGCAACCGGTGATATCGATGCCATGACAACTGCATGGCTTCCGGTAACGCACAAGGATTATCTTGCAAAAATAAAAGATAAGGTGGTGGATCTGGGGCCGAATTTACATGGCGCCAGACTGGGCCTGGTGGTTCCGGCCTATGTTACCATCGATTCGATTGATCAGCTCAATGCGCATGCGAAAGAATTTGACGGCAAAATAACCGGAATCGACCCGGGCGCCGGAATGATGAAAACAACGGAAACCGTACTTGCCGAATATAAGCTTGATAAATTTGAGCTCATGGAAGGCTCCGGTGCCATGATGACCGCTGTTCTGGGTAACGCGATCAAGAAAAAAAAATGGGTTGTGGTGACCGGATGGGCGCCACACTGGAAATTTGGCCGATGGGACCTTAAAATTTTAGATGATCCTAAAGGGTTATACGGAAGTGAAGAAACCATCAATACCCTCGTGCGCAAAGGCCTGGATACGGACATGCCGGATGTTTATAAATTTCTGGATAACTTTTACTGGACCACCGCTGATATCGGACAGGTCATGGTCTGGAATCAGGATGGGATGGATGAGTACGAATCCGCAAAAAAATGGGTAACGGAAAATCCGGACAAAGTCAATGCCTGGCTTAAATAA
- a CDS encoding class I SAM-dependent methyltransferase, which produces METDIQRIDWNAAWQTAQRKSRLNCQPRGAAFWNKRARDFSDNREHKSDYPYQLIRILNPEPEWSVLDVGCGSGTIAIPLASQVASITAMDFSERMLSILKEEYTQKKITNIRPLQAAWEDDWESLGIEVHDVIIASRSLNVEDLKRAIIKLNRFARRRIYVSTVVGDGPFDRRIFKAVGRGYQSGPDYICLLNLLYQMGIYANLSFTFHPVNRTYANHEDALKKSQWMLSNMTSFEEERLRDFLQNHLTRQNGRWVLPGTPAVRWAVIWWDVPDGGRVKKMEKSRVAEET; this is translated from the coding sequence ATGGAAACCGATATTCAACGAATCGATTGGAATGCCGCCTGGCAGACCGCGCAGCGAAAAAGCCGTTTAAACTGTCAACCCCGGGGAGCCGCGTTCTGGAACAAGCGTGCCCGCGATTTTTCAGATAACCGGGAGCATAAAAGCGATTATCCGTATCAATTGATCCGGATACTGAATCCTGAACCCGAGTGGAGCGTTCTGGATGTAGGCTGCGGGTCCGGTACGATAGCCATTCCGTTAGCCAGTCAAGTGGCTTCCATAACCGCCATGGATTTTTCAGAACGCATGCTTTCCATACTCAAAGAAGAATACACGCAGAAAAAAATTACGAATATCAGACCGCTTCAGGCGGCCTGGGAAGATGACTGGGAAAGTCTGGGAATCGAGGTTCATGATGTGATCATCGCATCTCGTTCCTTGAACGTAGAAGATTTAAAGCGCGCCATCATCAAACTGAATCGGTTTGCCAGACGACGCATTTATGTTTCCACCGTGGTAGGCGACGGCCCCTTTGATCGACGCATTTTCAAGGCGGTCGGCCGCGGTTACCAATCAGGCCCCGATTATATCTGTCTTCTGAACCTTCTGTATCAGATGGGTATCTATGCCAACCTTTCGTTTACATTCCATCCGGTTAACCGGACCTACGCGAATCATGAAGATGCACTCAAGAAAAGCCAGTGGATGCTCAGCAATATGACATCTTTTGAGGAAGAGCGGCTCAGGGATTTTCTTCAAAATCATCTGACCCGGCAAAACGGCCGCTGGGTTCTGCCGGGCACACCGGCCGTTCGATGGGCTGTTATCTGGTGGGATGTCCCGGATGGGGGCCGCGTCAAAAAAATGGAAAAAAGCCGGGTGGCCGAGGAAACCTGA
- the modB gene encoding molybdate ABC transporter permease subunit, which translates to MDLFRLTPLEIDALRLSLVISGWAVAASLPFGILVAWILARMRFPGKNLLDGLVHLPLVLPPVVTGYLLLLLMGRNGLVGAALYKYMGIVLAFNWKGAVFAAAVVSFPLLVRSVRLSLESVDQGLEAAARTLGAGPLRVFFTVTLPLMVPGTITGTILAFARSLGEFGATITFVSNIRGETQTLPLALYTLTQVPDGEAGALRLCILSVIVAMGALICSETLARRFAARMKG; encoded by the coding sequence ATGGATTTATTTCGCCTGACGCCCCTGGAAATAGATGCCTTACGACTGAGTCTTGTGATATCCGGATGGGCCGTGGCCGCCAGTCTGCCGTTTGGAATTCTGGTAGCCTGGATATTGGCCCGCATGCGTTTTCCGGGCAAGAACCTTCTGGATGGTCTGGTACACCTGCCGCTGGTGCTGCCGCCCGTAGTGACCGGTTATCTGCTGCTTCTGCTTATGGGGCGAAATGGCCTTGTCGGGGCGGCTCTGTACAAATATATGGGGATAGTCCTTGCGTTTAACTGGAAAGGGGCTGTCTTTGCCGCTGCAGTGGTGTCTTTCCCCTTGCTGGTACGTTCGGTGCGCTTATCCCTGGAAAGTGTGGATCAAGGGCTGGAAGCCGCAGCGCGCACGCTGGGGGCGGGTCCGTTACGAGTTTTTTTTACGGTTACGCTGCCGCTGATGGTGCCGGGAACCATAACCGGTACGATTCTCGCGTTCGCCCGCAGCCTGGGGGAATTTGGTGCCACGATCACGTTTGTATCCAACATCCGGGGGGAGACCCAGACGCTGCCGCTGGCCCTTTACACCCTTACCCAGGTTCCGGATGGCGAGGCAGGGGCGTTGCGGCTGTGTATTTTATCGGTTATCGTGGCCATGGGCGCCTTGATATGTTCGGAAACGCTGGCTCGACGGTTTGCCGCCCGAATGAAAGGATGA
- a CDS encoding ribonuclease H-like domain-containing protein, protein MLTHTFHHIPGIGEKSENRLWASGVTGWNCLEALDTIKLPARKQDIITNAIRESIRHLEAENPSYFEQRLPAHLLWRFFPDFRHQTAYLDIETDGLDRYGGQITTIALYDGQSICWYVNGENLDRFVSDIRRYKVIVTYNGKCFDIPFIEEFFGIHMPHAHIDLRYILGSLGYRGGLKNCEIDLGIDRGELKGIDGRFAPLLWEDYRRNHNRKALETLIAYNIEDVINLETLMVMAFNMKLGNTPFSESDRIPLPEAPEIPFRADAKTVGKIKQSACSDIFY, encoded by the coding sequence ATGTTAACCCACACGTTTCATCACATACCCGGTATCGGCGAAAAAAGCGAAAACCGCCTGTGGGCATCGGGTGTGACCGGCTGGAACTGCCTGGAAGCACTTGACACGATCAAGCTGCCGGCCCGAAAGCAGGATATCATCACAAACGCTATCCGCGAATCGATCCGGCATCTGGAAGCAGAAAACCCCTCGTACTTTGAGCAACGGCTGCCCGCACACCTGCTCTGGAGATTTTTCCCGGACTTCAGGCATCAGACCGCATACCTGGACATTGAAACCGACGGTCTGGATCGATACGGCGGACAGATTACCACCATCGCGCTTTATGACGGCCAGTCCATCTGCTGGTATGTAAACGGGGAGAATCTGGACCGGTTCGTCTCTGACATCCGACGGTATAAGGTCATTGTCACTTATAACGGAAAATGTTTTGACATTCCGTTCATCGAGGAGTTTTTCGGCATTCACATGCCCCATGCCCATATCGATCTGAGATATATTCTGGGCAGTCTGGGATACAGGGGCGGGCTGAAAAACTGCGAAATTGATCTGGGCATTGACCGGGGCGAGTTAAAGGGAATCGATGGACGTTTTGCCCCGCTGCTGTGGGAGGACTACCGAAGGAACCATAACCGAAAAGCGCTTGAGACGCTGATAGCCTATAACATTGAAGATGTCATCAATCTGGAAACATTGATGGTCATGGCGTTTAATATGAAGCTGGGAAATACGCCGTTTTCAGAATCCGACCGCATTCCCCTGCCCGAAGCACCGGAGATACCCTTTCGAGCGGATGCCAAAACCGTGGGAAAAATCAAACAAAGCGCCTGCTCCGATATATTTTATTGA
- a CDS encoding glycine betaine/L-proline ABC transporter ATP-binding protein, translated as MGNKIRISNLIKIFGKHPEKALKMLDAGMSKDEIFKKTKQSVGVADVSFDVAEGEILVIMGLSGSGKSTLVRCINRLIEPTRGKVYVDGQDITTLTPLELRMVRQQKFGMVFQNFALFPHRTVLQNTGYGLEVKGMEKSIRHKKAMESLELVGLAGWENSYPSQLSGGMQQRVGLARALALDPDILLMDEAFSALDPLIRKNMQDELLDLQERVQKTIVFISHDLDEALKLGDRIILMKDGQIVQAGTPEDILTNPATDYVARFVADVDISKVLTAESIMKKSKAVGNLKNDGPRTALRKMEQADISSLFIVKKDNTLRGIISAEDAAIALKANNHDLEKILRSDITTVPPDTPASDLVDIMKDLPYPLAVVSDGNKLIGVIVRGTLLAALANGGRS; from the coding sequence ATGGGAAACAAAATCAGAATCAGTAATTTGATAAAAATCTTTGGCAAGCATCCGGAGAAGGCATTGAAAATGCTTGATGCCGGGATGTCAAAGGATGAAATTTTTAAAAAGACAAAACAGAGTGTCGGGGTCGCCGATGTCAGCTTTGATGTGGCAGAGGGAGAAATCCTGGTTATTATGGGGCTTTCGGGAAGTGGTAAATCGACCCTCGTCAGATGTATCAACCGGCTGATAGAGCCCACCCGGGGGAAGGTTTACGTGGATGGTCAGGATATTACCACATTGACGCCCCTGGAGCTTCGGATGGTACGGCAGCAGAAATTCGGAATGGTATTTCAGAATTTTGCGCTGTTTCCTCACCGCACAGTGCTGCAGAATACGGGGTACGGGCTCGAGGTAAAGGGCATGGAAAAATCCATACGGCATAAAAAAGCAATGGAATCCCTTGAACTGGTGGGTCTTGCCGGCTGGGAAAATTCTTATCCCAGCCAACTCAGCGGTGGAATGCAGCAGCGGGTGGGGCTGGCAAGGGCGCTGGCCCTGGATCCGGATATTTTATTGATGGATGAGGCCTTCAGCGCATTGGATCCGCTGATCCGGAAAAATATGCAGGATGAACTGCTGGATCTTCAGGAACGGGTGCAAAAGACCATCGTGTTTATCAGTCATGATCTGGACGAAGCACTGAAGCTCGGAGACCGGATCATATTGATGAAGGACGGGCAGATCGTGCAGGCAGGCACGCCAGAGGATATTCTCACAAATCCGGCAACCGACTATGTGGCCCGGTTTGTGGCAGACGTCGATATCTCAAAAGTCCTGACCGCCGAATCCATAATGAAAAAGAGTAAGGCGGTTGGGAATTTGAAAAATGACGGGCCCCGAACAGCGCTGAGAAAAATGGAGCAGGCCGATATTTCAAGTCTGTTCATTGTTAAAAAAGACAACACGCTCAGGGGAATCATATCTGCCGAAGATGCAGCCATTGCATTGAAAGCGAACAACCATGATCTTGAAAAGATTCTGAGAAGCGATATCACGACGGTACCACCCGATACGCCGGCTTCCGATCTGGTCGATATTATGAAAGATCTGCCATATCCCCTGGCGGTTGTTTCTGACGGCAACAAGCTCATCGGGGTGATTGTGCGAGGGACACTGCTGGCAGCACTGGCAAATGGAGGCCGCTCATGA
- a CDS encoding DUF3343 domain-containing protein produces the protein MLRFFKKRKPTPNKKQRGPSADFGILVFENTSDVIQAEKILKQAGWCIRVMGPPPSIQTGCDLVIEFPLIEELNILRELDNADISPLKVVPVTAPLLEPVSLFQTKDFGEYLMVRAANMKITISKKDRKIVNISGGGCPDVPYLAQEMVGKTLAEAPRPKDLGHTLCGYALELAYEELLRK, from the coding sequence GTGCTCAGATTCTTCAAAAAGAGAAAACCGACACCAAATAAAAAACAGCGGGGCCCGTCCGCCGATTTTGGCATTCTGGTTTTCGAAAATACCAGTGACGTTATTCAAGCCGAAAAGATTCTGAAGCAGGCGGGATGGTGTATTCGGGTCATGGGCCCGCCCCCGTCTATTCAAACCGGATGCGATCTGGTCATCGAATTTCCGCTGATAGAAGAACTCAATATTTTGCGGGAGCTTGACAATGCAGACATATCTCCCCTTAAAGTTGTTCCGGTGACAGCACCGCTCCTTGAACCCGTCAGCCTTTTTCAAACCAAGGACTTTGGTGAATACCTCATGGTGCGCGCGGCCAACATGAAAATCACCATCAGCAAAAAGGACAGGAAAATAGTAAACATCTCCGGTGGGGGGTGCCCGGATGTTCCGTATCTGGCCCAGGAAATGGTAGGCAAAACTTTGGCTGAAGCCCCCCGACCCAAAGATTTGGGGCACACCCTTTGTGGGTACGCCCTTGAGCTGGCATATGAGGAGTTACTTCGAAAATGA
- a CDS encoding MarR family transcriptional regulator, producing MNQSETHNNKSPQLCKEVLISLRKIIQAIDLHSKKLSREYGLTGPQLVILQEISNHDQMSVTELGKSISLSQGTVTDILSRLIKKELITKKRSPFDKRRVEIQLTENCRQLLDKAPPPLQETFMEQFSEIEEWEQLMILSSLRRLVDMMSAKKIEASAILAAGPLHDEKA from the coding sequence ATGAATCAATCAGAAACACACAATAACAAATCGCCGCAGTTGTGCAAAGAAGTGCTTATTTCGCTCCGGAAAATCATTCAGGCCATTGATCTCCACTCCAAAAAACTGAGCCGTGAATATGGGTTGACCGGCCCCCAGCTGGTCATTCTCCAGGAGATATCAAATCACGACCAAATGTCCGTTACCGAGTTAGGCAAATCAATCAGTCTGAGCCAGGGGACAGTTACGGACATATTGTCACGCTTGATAAAAAAAGAGCTCATCACCAAAAAAAGAAGCCCTTTCGATAAAAGACGGGTAGAGATCCAACTGACTGAAAACTGCCGGCAATTACTTGATAAAGCCCCTCCGCCCCTTCAGGAAACATTCATGGAACAATTTTCAGAAATAGAAGAATGGGAACAATTAATGATCCTGAGTTCACTGCGACGGCTGGTCGATATGATGTCCGCAAAAAAAATCGAGGCCTCCGCCATACTGGCGGCAGGGCCTCTGCATGACGAGAAGGCGTGA